One stretch of Schlesneria sp. DSM 10557 DNA includes these proteins:
- a CDS encoding ABC transporter permease subunit/CPBP intramembrane protease, with protein sequence MNWRNVFLIFHREVLDQLRDRRTLFMVAVLPLLLYPLLGIGTAQMTTLFSEQPRRVVVLGADQLPPESLIDQDRFSVRWFRQPSEQNTLHVITEPALASKSSEEVPPSARDENEISLAEARRLRDLIRERQRIERALADRDETSGADARTSDADRLRELQSQIRSEFTRSGIDVLVLIPPDFRQALEQRRQRLIERTAATDEPAESKCYLVLDSASDKSQIAARRVLDVMQAWEQAILKQQLEESQLPPALTTPLRLSELDIADRNLVSASIWAKIFPALLVMMTLTGAFHPAVDMCAGEKERGTMETLLISPARRTEIVMGKFLSVLLFSMTTAVLNLVSIGMTAAYMASLAVGGASSRLGGLTFPPVSSLAWSVVVLIPLATLFSALCLSLATFARSSKEGQYYLSPLLMATLGLTTFCISPGTEMQPFFSVMPVIGPGLLLKGLMQANGPDYQTYLYAVPVLVTSAGYSLLALWWAIEQFRSEEILFGEAEQFSLDRWFRQVLRDRQPVPTFSQAVICFVLMLLVQFASWKAIQSALLGTTIADQGMFQIRILMLQQVFLIAGPPLVMGGLLTTSLRQTFSLRWPGMTRLVLAAVLAVSLHPLTLELMALTQWFFPPPPPGVVELMKQLKSMNPGLTLLAMAVTPALCEEIAFRGYLLSGFRRSQRAGLGIFLSSFAFGLIHMIPQQVFNAFLLGLVLGLICVRTGSLYPGVVFHFVYNSLGVLHDRWGSNVPTNHLWGYFFRGEDQLLRYQPALICLLVPTAALLLYQLTRSGTVSAPEISS encoded by the coding sequence ATGAACTGGCGAAACGTTTTTCTGATCTTCCATCGTGAGGTACTCGATCAGCTTCGAGATCGGCGAACGTTATTCATGGTCGCCGTTCTTCCGCTGTTGCTCTACCCCCTGCTGGGGATCGGCACGGCGCAAATGACCACGTTGTTCTCTGAGCAACCCCGACGTGTCGTCGTACTCGGAGCGGACCAACTTCCGCCCGAATCACTCATCGATCAGGACCGGTTTTCGGTAAGGTGGTTTCGACAGCCGTCCGAGCAGAACACTTTGCACGTCATCACAGAGCCTGCGCTGGCATCGAAGTCTTCCGAAGAGGTTCCGCCATCGGCGCGCGATGAGAACGAAATCAGTCTGGCCGAGGCCCGGCGTCTGCGAGACCTGATTCGGGAACGGCAGCGCATTGAACGAGCACTCGCCGATCGTGATGAGACCTCGGGTGCTGACGCGCGAACGTCCGACGCCGATCGACTCCGCGAACTGCAATCGCAAATTCGATCTGAATTTACCCGGAGTGGAATCGATGTGCTGGTTCTGATTCCACCTGATTTCCGCCAGGCGTTGGAACAGCGACGACAGCGATTGATCGAGCGAACCGCCGCGACGGACGAGCCGGCCGAGTCGAAGTGCTATCTGGTTCTGGATAGTGCCAGTGACAAGTCACAGATCGCAGCGCGGCGGGTTCTGGATGTGATGCAGGCCTGGGAGCAAGCGATCCTGAAACAGCAGCTTGAAGAGAGTCAGCTTCCCCCGGCGCTCACCACACCCCTTCGTCTGAGTGAGTTGGATATCGCGGACCGGAATCTGGTTTCGGCCAGCATCTGGGCCAAAATTTTTCCGGCGCTGCTGGTGATGATGACGCTGACGGGGGCCTTTCATCCGGCCGTCGACATGTGCGCGGGAGAGAAAGAACGGGGGACGATGGAAACCCTGCTGATCTCGCCCGCCCGGCGAACAGAAATTGTGATGGGGAAGTTCCTGTCCGTCCTGCTGTTCAGCATGACGACCGCGGTGTTGAACCTGGTGAGTATCGGGATGACGGCGGCCTACATGGCGTCACTGGCTGTCGGAGGGGCTTCCTCTCGGCTGGGGGGGCTGACATTTCCTCCTGTCAGTTCGCTCGCGTGGTCCGTCGTGGTTCTCATTCCACTGGCCACACTCTTCAGTGCCTTGTGTCTGTCCCTGGCGACGTTTGCTCGCAGCAGTAAGGAGGGGCAGTATTACCTGTCCCCCTTGCTGATGGCGACGCTCGGACTAACGACTTTCTGCATCTCTCCCGGGACGGAAATGCAGCCGTTCTTCAGCGTGATGCCCGTGATTGGTCCCGGGCTTCTGTTGAAAGGTCTGATGCAGGCGAATGGTCCCGATTACCAGACCTATCTGTATGCGGTTCCCGTGCTGGTGACCTCGGCGGGTTACAGTCTCTTGGCTTTATGGTGGGCCATCGAACAGTTTCGCAGCGAAGAGATTCTGTTCGGTGAGGCCGAGCAGTTCAGCCTGGATCGCTGGTTCAGACAGGTGCTGCGTGACAGACAGCCCGTCCCGACGTTCTCGCAGGCGGTCATATGTTTCGTGCTGATGCTGCTGGTTCAGTTTGCTTCGTGGAAAGCCATCCAGTCCGCCCTCCTCGGTACCACGATCGCAGATCAGGGGATGTTTCAGATTCGAATCCTGATGCTCCAGCAGGTCTTTCTGATTGCCGGGCCACCTTTGGTGATGGGGGGACTGCTGACCACCAGTCTGCGACAGACGTTCTCGTTGCGATGGCCCGGGATGACGCGGCTCGTGCTGGCCGCTGTTCTCGCCGTTTCGTTACATCCCCTTACATTAGAGCTGATGGCGCTGACACAATGGTTCTTCCCGCCCCCTCCACCGGGAGTCGTGGAATTGATGAAGCAGTTGAAGTCGATGAACCCCGGTCTGACGCTGCTGGCCATGGCGGTCACCCCGGCGCTGTGCGAAGAAATTGCCTTTCGGGGTTATCTGCTGTCGGGCTTTCGCCGCAGCCAGCGTGCAGGGCTGGGAATCTTCCTCTCCAGCTTTGCTTTCGGTTTGATTCACATGATTCCTCAGCAGGTCTTCAACGCGTTTCTGCTGGGGCTTGTTCTCGGGCTGATCTGCGTCAGGACAGGCAGCTTGTATCCTGGAGTGGTCTTTCACTTCGTCTATAATTCGCTGGGTGTCCTGCATGATCGATGGGGCAGCAACGTGCCGACGAATCATCTGTGGGGGTACTTCTTTCGTGGGGAAGATCAATTGCTGAGGTACCAGCCGGCTCTGATCTGCCTGCTGGTGCCGACAGCCGCCCTGCTGCTGTACCAGCTGACCAGATCAGGAACGGTTTCCGCGCCGGAGATTTCCTCGTGA
- a CDS encoding ArnT family glycosyltransferase codes for MDASKQRSRPERLGLILLLMMAAGLRLAVILMHPDELTQDRDAYLGIATGVAEGRGFSSPGSTQPTAYRPPLYPLMLAAGLIAFPAPIAVAGINLVAGVLGVWLTERLGDLLKLGRSRFLSAGLVAVDPMLLRYVSQPMTESVCTLLAVLWMWSASLALTSQKDTVWCRWLFSGLSFGLLVLCRPTFWPIVLFWCGGSYLVHRRQRSDNRGSAWGSLASLWICCATGTALVVSPWLVRNWWVLGVPILTTTHGGYTLFLSNNPVFYREVVQQPWGTVWQNQSLTEWQADIEAQIQQQLGAEASEVVRDKWYSQQGRKTIAAEPQLFAKATLHRVRSLWNTVPQGEAAEQVSGNLVLAIGWYYGVILIVGFCGAILIGARRGSTAWLPLYAMIVTVQLAHLVYWTNARMRAPLTPAISLFVAGAVSRSVRPREVSPPDHGTE; via the coding sequence ATGGATGCGTCTAAACAGCGTTCCCGCCCCGAAAGGTTGGGGCTCATCCTGCTTCTGATGATGGCGGCGGGACTGCGTCTTGCCGTGATTTTGATGCACCCGGATGAGCTGACACAGGACCGCGATGCCTACCTGGGGATCGCAACCGGCGTCGCAGAAGGACGCGGATTCAGCAGTCCCGGTAGCACTCAACCGACAGCCTACCGGCCACCGCTCTACCCGCTGATGCTCGCTGCGGGATTGATCGCGTTCCCCGCACCCATCGCAGTCGCCGGAATCAATCTGGTCGCGGGAGTGCTGGGGGTCTGGTTGACCGAGCGACTGGGAGATCTGCTGAAACTGGGTCGCAGTCGCTTCCTCTCCGCCGGGTTGGTGGCCGTTGACCCGATGCTGCTGCGTTATGTCAGTCAGCCGATGACAGAATCCGTCTGCACCCTGCTGGCGGTCTTGTGGATGTGGTCTGCTTCTTTGGCTCTCACATCCCAGAAGGACACAGTCTGGTGCCGTTGGCTGTTCAGCGGCCTGAGTTTTGGGTTGCTCGTCCTGTGCCGGCCGACGTTCTGGCCCATTGTCCTCTTCTGGTGCGGGGGCAGTTATCTCGTCCATCGACGGCAGCGGTCGGACAATCGTGGTTCCGCGTGGGGGAGTCTGGCGTCGCTGTGGATTTGTTGTGCGACCGGAACGGCGCTGGTCGTGAGTCCCTGGCTGGTTCGGAACTGGTGGGTCCTGGGGGTCCCGATTCTGACGACCACACATGGGGGATACACACTGTTCCTCAGCAATAATCCCGTTTTTTATCGGGAAGTCGTTCAGCAGCCCTGGGGAACTGTCTGGCAGAACCAGAGCCTGACTGAATGGCAGGCGGATATCGAAGCTCAGATTCAGCAACAACTGGGAGCCGAGGCGTCTGAAGTCGTTCGAGATAAGTGGTACTCACAGCAGGGGCGAAAGACGATTGCGGCTGAACCACAACTATTCGCCAAAGCAACACTGCATCGCGTCCGCAGCCTGTGGAATACCGTTCCTCAAGGAGAGGCGGCCGAGCAGGTTTCAGGAAATCTGGTCTTGGCGATCGGCTGGTATTACGGGGTGATTCTGATTGTTGGATTTTGCGGAGCGATTCTGATCGGGGCCAGACGAGGCTCGACGGCGTGGCTGCCGCTCTACGCGATGATCGTGACCGTGCAGTTGGCGCATCTGGTCTACTGGACGAATGCACGAATGCGTGCTCCACTGACCCCGGCCATCTCACTCTTTGTTGCAGGAGCGGTATCGCGGAGCGTTCGTCCTCGTGAAGTCTCGCCCCCCGACCACGGTACCGAATAG
- a CDS encoding DUF1501 domain-containing protein, with protein sequence MLTLFGKTAKYCDGVTRRSFLKIGGFAFGSAASLSLADVLRAEQSKGTHSPHKAVINIFLGGGAPHQDMWDVKVDAPREIRGEFDPIRTNVPGIEICELFPNIASMMDKFAIIRSVVGNDGAHDAFQCNTGWQRNSIASVGGRPNIGAVVGKLFGPTDPGVPPSVALAEKTAHGPWSDPGSAGYLGAAYQAFKPQGEGTSDMRLNGMSLDRLQDRKSLLNGLDLLKREVDASGMLRGMDAFSEAAFGVLTSSKLVDALDLSKEDPKIRARYGDGKPYKYQYDGSPTCNEHLLIARRLVEAGVRCVTLSFGRWDAHSANFDMVRDHGSKLDQCVSALVQDLHERGMLENVTVLVWGEFGRTPRINPQAGRDHWPQVNSALLAGGGMRTGQVIGSTNRLGEYAKDRPVDVQEVIGTVYRNLGIDPMTTTLKDPTGRPQFLVDHRDPIMELV encoded by the coding sequence ATGCTCACACTTTTCGGTAAAACAGCTAAGTACTGTGATGGGGTGACTCGTCGTAGCTTTCTGAAGATTGGCGGTTTTGCGTTCGGTTCGGCCGCCTCGCTCTCTTTGGCAGATGTGCTGCGCGCTGAGCAGTCCAAAGGAACGCATTCCCCTCATAAAGCCGTGATCAACATTTTCCTGGGTGGCGGCGCGCCGCATCAGGACATGTGGGATGTGAAAGTCGATGCACCTCGCGAGATTCGAGGTGAATTCGACCCGATTCGGACGAATGTTCCGGGAATCGAGATTTGTGAGCTCTTCCCCAACATCGCATCGATGATGGACAAGTTCGCGATCATCCGCTCGGTCGTCGGAAACGACGGCGCGCACGATGCCTTCCAATGCAACACCGGTTGGCAGCGTAACAGCATTGCTTCGGTCGGTGGCCGGCCGAACATTGGTGCGGTTGTTGGAAAGCTGTTTGGTCCCACCGACCCCGGTGTTCCCCCCTCGGTGGCGCTGGCTGAAAAGACAGCACACGGGCCCTGGTCTGATCCTGGATCAGCAGGATATCTCGGCGCTGCTTATCAGGCCTTCAAACCACAGGGTGAAGGGACCTCTGATATGCGTCTGAACGGCATGTCTCTTGACCGATTGCAGGACCGCAAGTCGCTGCTGAACGGTCTTGATCTGCTGAAACGTGAAGTTGATGCATCGGGCATGCTGCGCGGGATGGACGCCTTCTCCGAAGCCGCCTTCGGCGTGTTGACGTCGAGCAAACTGGTCGACGCGCTCGATTTGAGTAAGGAAGATCCAAAGATCCGTGCACGCTATGGCGACGGCAAGCCTTACAAGTACCAGTACGACGGATCGCCGACGTGTAACGAACACCTGCTGATCGCCCGCAGACTGGTGGAAGCCGGGGTCCGTTGCGTGACACTTTCGTTTGGACGCTGGGACGCTCACTCGGCGAACTTTGACATGGTTCGCGATCATGGATCAAAGCTTGATCAGTGTGTCAGTGCTCTGGTTCAGGACCTGCACGAACGGGGCATGCTCGAAAATGTCACCGTGCTTGTGTGGGGCGAGTTCGGTCGAACACCACGCATCAATCCGCAGGCAGGTCGCGATCACTGGCCACAGGTGAACAGCGCGTTGCTGGCCGGCGGTGGTATGCGAACCGGACAGGTCATCGGATCGACGAACCGTCTTGGTGAGTACGCCAAGGATCGGCCCGTGGATGTCCAGGAAGTCATCGGGACGGTCTATCGTAATCTGGGGATCGATCCCATGACGACGACTCTGAAAGACCCGACCGGGCGTCCTCAGTTCCTCGTGGACCACCGCGATCCGATTATGGAACTCGTCTGA
- the rpmA gene encoding 50S ribosomal protein L27 has product MAHKKGQGSSRNGRDSKAKRLGVKKFGGQVVIPGNILIRQNGTKWHPGKGVGMGRDYTLFALVSGRIFFDQEGRRINISPEEVAAAENN; this is encoded by the coding sequence ATGGCACATAAGAAGGGACAAGGGTCCAGCCGTAACGGTCGTGATTCCAAGGCAAAACGACTTGGTGTTAAGAAGTTCGGTGGTCAGGTCGTGATTCCCGGCAACATTCTGATCCGTCAGAACGGCACCAAATGGCACCCCGGCAAGGGTGTCGGCATGGGCCGCGACTACACTCTGTTCGCCCTCGTCAGCGGACGAATCTTCTTCGATCAGGAAGGTCGCCGAATCAACATCAGCCCAGAAGAAGTTGCTGCTGCTGAAAACAACTGA
- a CDS encoding GspE/PulE family protein yields MMKPPSAFLPICLFILVALIGLTSSRQALAQGPEAAPAVSSAGTAVRDANAYPPVPGGFYRGSHPSRPELRGFYFHNVMLVYLLGLFVLWVWTANWIDTDAHDLKVRPLIWNSVVLLSGVSGFVLALCAPSGLLSFLAMTAGYGIPLGIYASERNKRVPDSAKILTPRHLKSVALRTLARMGVKLNAKEARSVAGGPPIRLIGKSGKGAGEVDRSRQVESSSGYIAARELIYDAILRRTTDIHLEPKEGEMSVRLRIDGVMYPAEPFDRSTGDALVNIFKVLSAMDITERRKPQDGSFRAEMEGRTIDFRVATQGLQGGEKMVIRILDKGATAKTLVDLGMRKQLVEQMQSIVSQPHGMFLTCGPTGAGKSTTLYAALQEINAYENNIITVEDPVEYRMPNVTQIEINSKAGQTFATALRSILRQDPDVVMIGEIRDGETAKISCQAANTGHMVFSTIHANDTIAALFRLIDLEVEPFLLASSISAILGQRLVRKLCQDCKEAYKPSADLLQKIGLPADKVDKFFRPPTRSQGTCPSCNGLGYVGRVGVFELLVINDRLRDLIRESPNMSAIKAEARKNGMLYMKEEGLRLVVKGTTSIEELQRVVK; encoded by the coding sequence ATGATGAAACCCCCCTCAGCTTTTCTACCGATCTGCCTGTTCATTCTGGTAGCACTGATCGGTTTGACCAGCTCGCGTCAGGCGCTCGCTCAGGGGCCCGAAGCTGCACCCGCCGTCTCCTCGGCCGGCACTGCTGTTCGAGACGCGAATGCCTACCCGCCTGTCCCCGGCGGGTTTTATCGCGGAAGCCATCCCTCCCGGCCTGAACTGCGCGGGTTCTATTTTCACAATGTGATGCTGGTCTATCTGCTGGGTCTGTTCGTACTTTGGGTCTGGACGGCGAACTGGATCGACACGGACGCTCACGACCTGAAAGTTCGTCCTCTCATTTGGAACTCTGTCGTCCTCTTGTCCGGGGTTTCGGGATTCGTCCTGGCGCTGTGTGCCCCCAGCGGGCTCCTCAGCTTCCTGGCGATGACCGCCGGTTACGGGATTCCGCTCGGTATTTACGCTTCTGAGCGAAACAAACGGGTTCCGGATTCAGCAAAAATCCTGACCCCACGGCATCTCAAGTCGGTCGCCTTGCGAACCCTGGCTCGAATGGGGGTCAAACTGAATGCAAAGGAAGCACGCAGCGTCGCGGGTGGACCGCCGATTCGCCTGATCGGAAAGTCAGGAAAAGGGGCTGGCGAAGTCGATCGATCGCGGCAGGTCGAAAGCTCATCCGGCTACATCGCGGCTCGAGAACTGATCTACGACGCCATCCTGCGTCGCACCACAGACATCCACCTGGAGCCCAAAGAAGGGGAAATGTCCGTCCGTCTGCGAATCGATGGCGTGATGTATCCGGCCGAACCATTCGATCGCAGCACGGGGGATGCCCTCGTCAACATCTTCAAGGTTCTGTCCGCAATGGACATCACCGAACGGCGCAAGCCGCAGGACGGAAGCTTCCGTGCCGAGATGGAAGGACGGACCATCGACTTCCGCGTTGCAACCCAGGGTCTGCAGGGTGGCGAAAAGATGGTGATCCGTATTCTCGATAAGGGAGCCACTGCGAAGACGCTGGTCGACTTGGGAATGCGGAAGCAGCTTGTCGAACAGATGCAAAGCATCGTCAGCCAGCCGCACGGCATGTTCCTGACGTGTGGTCCCACCGGTGCAGGTAAGTCGACGACCCTTTACGCCGCCCTGCAGGAAATCAACGCGTATGAGAACAACATCATCACGGTTGAGGACCCCGTCGAATACCGAATGCCGAATGTCACGCAGATTGAAATCAATTCCAAGGCGGGTCAGACATTCGCCACGGCACTGAGAAGCATTCTGCGGCAGGACCCTGATGTGGTCATGATCGGGGAAATTCGTGACGGCGAAACGGCCAAGATCTCGTGCCAGGCAGCGAACACCGGCCACATGGTGTTCTCGACCATTCACGCCAACGACACCATTGCTGCACTTTTCCGATTAATCGATCTTGAAGTCGAGCCGTTCCTGCTGGCCAGTTCGATCTCGGCGATTCTTGGTCAGCGACTGGTGCGGAAACTGTGCCAGGACTGCAAGGAAGCCTACAAGCCGTCCGCCGACCTGCTTCAGAAGATCGGACTTCCCGCGGACAAGGTCGATAAGTTTTTTCGGCCACCCACCCGCTCACAAGGGACCTGTCCTTCGTGTAATGGGCTCGGTTACGTTGGTCGTGTCGGTGTCTTTGAACTGCTGGTAATTAATGACCGGCTGCGGGATTTGATCCGCGAGTCACCTAACATGTCTGCCATCAAGGCCGAAGCCCGTAAGAACGGCATGCTGTATATGAAAGAAGAAGGTCTGCGACTGGTCGTGAAAGGTACCACATCCATCGAAGAGCTTCAGCGAGTGGTCAAGTAA
- a CDS encoding CvpA family protein, whose protein sequence is MSLIEIALLVVVGVVTWLVSSEGIWGAAQTFLCTLLAGLVAMNFFEPLANAIRGIVGDDYADVVALLGLFTALVFALRMGTEHLAPSYIQVIPILDTVGKWGFGAITGYLTVAIFLTALHTAPLPREFLGFKPERDNFFGNAPDRQWLGFVQYVSEKPLARAIFKDKIGNQDIVVVHAFDGRYEKIGDPARPYPNRIWSSFPIRYAQRRERIGNHLAGSTPAPPVQQITPPTGPGGVSNPGF, encoded by the coding sequence ATGTCTTTGATTGAAATTGCACTGCTGGTTGTCGTTGGGGTCGTCACATGGCTCGTGTCGAGCGAAGGGATCTGGGGCGCGGCACAGACCTTTTTGTGCACCTTGCTGGCAGGCCTTGTAGCGATGAATTTCTTCGAGCCGCTGGCGAACGCCATCCGCGGCATCGTCGGTGATGACTACGCCGATGTCGTCGCACTGCTTGGACTGTTCACGGCCCTCGTCTTCGCGCTGCGAATGGGAACGGAGCATTTGGCACCTAGCTACATTCAGGTCATCCCGATCCTCGACACAGTGGGAAAGTGGGGTTTCGGAGCGATCACCGGATATCTCACCGTGGCCATCTTCCTGACCGCCCTGCACACCGCTCCTCTGCCACGTGAATTTCTGGGTTTCAAACCTGAGCGGGACAACTTCTTCGGCAACGCTCCTGACCGGCAGTGGCTGGGATTCGTACAGTACGTTTCTGAAAAGCCGCTTGCTCGAGCCATTTTCAAAGACAAGATCGGCAACCAGGACATTGTCGTCGTTCACGCGTTTGACGGCCGATACGAAAAGATCGGTGACCCGGCCCGGCCCTATCCGAACCGCATCTGGTCCTCGTTTCCCATCCGCTATGCTCAACGTCGTGAGCGCATCGGCAACCATTTAGCCGGTTCGACTCCCGCTCCCCCCGTTCAGCAGATCACTCCACCAACAGGCCCCGGCGGGGTCAGCAATCCCGGCTTCTAG
- the rnc gene encoding ribonuclease III: protein MLRCLTHSSIARTRLDSNERLEFLGDAILGTVVCELLFRRFPEKTEGELTRIKSVVVSRTICAKLSGELRLGEFLRLGKGLSEFENIPVSVQAAVFESIVAGLYLDGGMDVVKPFLIRLLEPEIDRTIESSYGRNYKSLLQQLVQKNQRGTPMYQLLDECGPDHLKCFKIAAIVGTDIFPPAWGPNKKEAEQRAAENAWCLLQGESAPFAADDGPYTVQ from the coding sequence TTGCTGAGATGTCTCACACACTCGTCGATTGCCCGCACCCGGCTCGATTCCAACGAGCGACTGGAGTTTCTCGGCGACGCGATTCTGGGGACCGTTGTCTGTGAACTCTTATTCCGTCGGTTCCCGGAGAAGACGGAAGGCGAACTGACCCGCATTAAATCGGTGGTGGTCAGTCGAACGATCTGTGCCAAATTGAGTGGTGAGTTGCGGCTGGGTGAGTTTCTGCGCTTGGGGAAAGGGCTGTCCGAGTTCGAGAACATCCCTGTATCCGTGCAGGCAGCGGTTTTCGAATCGATCGTGGCCGGATTGTATCTCGACGGCGGAATGGATGTCGTCAAACCGTTCCTGATCCGACTGCTCGAGCCTGAAATCGATCGCACGATCGAATCGTCCTACGGACGCAATTACAAGAGCCTCCTGCAGCAACTGGTTCAGAAGAATCAGCGCGGAACGCCGATGTATCAGCTCCTTGATGAATGCGGTCCTGATCATCTGAAGTGTTTCAAGATTGCTGCCATCGTGGGAACAGACATCTTCCCTCCCGCCTGGGGACCCAACAAGAAAGAAGCTGAGCAGCGCGCGGCCGAGAATGCCTGGTGCCTGCTTCAGGGGGAGTCGGCTCCCTTCGCCGCAGATGACGGACCCTATACGGTCCAATGA
- the ilvB gene encoding biosynthetic-type acetolactate synthase large subunit, protein MSTISASQPLSNATQTLTGADVFVECLIRQGTDVIFAYPGGCSMPLHQSLTHRSAEIRTILPRHEQGGAFAAQGVSRTTDRVGVCMGTSGPGATNLVTAIADAKMDSIPMVAISAQVPTNLIGSDAFQETPMVEICRAITKHHYLLTRTEDIPRVIKEAFHIARTGRPGPVLIDVPKDVQLNKVTWDVDYDPEMNLPGYHPEVRRAHPNQIRAILKMIRESKKPIFYAGGGIIQANASEEFTKFARKTGIPVATTVMGIGCFPGDDPQSLHMLGMHGTVYSNYAINEADLLLAFGVRFDDRVTGKLSEFAQHGKVVHVDIDPSELHKNKVADIGVVANIKEVLQGLNAMIADDDVPKIDEWWDKVNGWKKQYPLRVKDSGDYIIPQYAIEELWRQTKDRDTYITVGVGQHQMWAAQFYKFDRPRRWLSSSGLGTMGFGLPAAMGVQAAHPDSLVVDIDGDGCMLMNVQELATLKCENLPVKTLLLNNQHLGMVMQWEDRFLEGNRAHTYLGPVDHPEAVGAGEGGHYEETYPNFVQIAKGFGLGAAQVRSKKEFPAALKAMLDYDGPYVLDVICPYQEHVLPMIPGGKTVKDIILE, encoded by the coding sequence GTGTCGACTATCTCCGCCAGCCAGCCATTGTCAAACGCCACGCAAACGCTGACCGGGGCCGATGTCTTCGTCGAGTGCCTCATTCGACAGGGAACCGACGTCATTTTCGCCTATCCGGGCGGCTGCAGCATGCCTCTGCATCAGTCGCTGACGCATCGCAGCGCCGAGATTCGAACCATCCTGCCACGCCATGAACAAGGTGGTGCGTTCGCCGCACAAGGCGTGTCGCGAACTACGGATCGCGTGGGCGTCTGCATGGGGACCAGTGGTCCCGGGGCGACGAATCTGGTAACGGCAATCGCCGACGCCAAGATGGACAGCATTCCCATGGTGGCCATCTCGGCTCAGGTTCCAACCAACCTGATCGGGAGTGACGCTTTTCAGGAAACCCCGATGGTCGAAATCTGTCGGGCCATCACCAAGCATCACTATCTGCTGACCAGAACAGAAGACATCCCCCGCGTCATCAAGGAAGCGTTCCACATTGCCCGCACGGGACGACCTGGCCCTGTGTTGATTGACGTCCCCAAGGACGTTCAGCTCAACAAGGTGACCTGGGACGTGGACTATGATCCCGAAATGAACTTGCCCGGCTACCATCCGGAAGTTCGACGGGCGCATCCCAACCAGATTCGCGCGATCCTGAAAATGATCCGGGAATCCAAGAAGCCGATCTTCTATGCCGGGGGCGGGATCATCCAGGCCAACGCTTCGGAAGAATTCACGAAGTTTGCTCGCAAGACCGGAATCCCTGTTGCCACGACCGTGATGGGGATCGGCTGTTTCCCCGGCGACGACCCCCAATCCCTGCATATGCTTGGGATGCACGGCACGGTGTACTCCAACTACGCCATCAACGAAGCAGACCTGCTGCTGGCGTTTGGTGTTCGCTTTGATGACCGCGTGACCGGGAAGCTCAGCGAGTTCGCTCAGCACGGCAAAGTGGTGCACGTCGATATCGATCCGTCAGAACTGCACAAGAACAAAGTCGCCGACATCGGCGTGGTCGCCAACATCAAAGAAGTGCTGCAGGGACTGAACGCGATGATCGCGGACGATGACGTCCCCAAGATCGATGAGTGGTGGGATAAGGTCAATGGCTGGAAGAAGCAGTACCCGCTTCGCGTTAAGGACAGCGGTGACTACATCATCCCTCAGTACGCCATCGAAGAATTGTGGCGGCAGACCAAGGATCGCGACACGTACATCACCGTGGGCGTGGGTCAGCACCAGATGTGGGCGGCACAGTTCTACAAGTTTGATCGCCCTCGACGCTGGCTGAGCAGTTCAGGCTTGGGAACCATGGGCTTCGGTTTGCCAGCCGCCATGGGTGTTCAGGCCGCGCATCCGGATTCACTAGTGGTCGACATCGACGGCGATGGCTGCATGCTGATGAACGTGCAGGAACTGGCGACGCTGAAATGCGAAAACCTGCCCGTCAAGACGCTGTTGCTGAACAACCAGCACCTGGGGATGGTGATGCAGTGGGAAGACCGTTTCCTCGAAGGAAATCGTGCTCACACCTATCTGGGACCCGTTGATCATCCGGAAGCGGTCGGAGCAGGCGAGGGGGGACATTACGAAGAGACCTACCCGAACTTCGTCCAGATCGCGAAGGGATTCGGACTGGGTGCCGCTCAGGTTCGCAGCAAGAAGGAATTCCCGGCGGCACTCAAGGCCATGCTGGATTACGATGGCCCTTATGTGCTGGACGTCATCTGTCCCTACCAGGAGCACGTCCTGCCAATGATCCCCGGTGGCAAGACCGTCAAGGACATTATCCTCGAGTAA